The following proteins are encoded in a genomic region of Diadema setosum chromosome 18, eeDiaSeto1, whole genome shotgun sequence:
- the LOC140241393 gene encoding uncharacterized protein — protein sequence MSTDTYINEGLRQLTDTKTYKALDHDPTPQHLQKVKTAVGSLDVNSDLKKKLIPKDPRRPNMYFLPKIHKPNNPGRPIVSGCACPTVQISRFLDFHLRPLVEKLPSHLKDTTDFLNHIKDLNLTQNPLPPESILVTADVTSLYTNIPHNEGIKACRNALNARMNPSPPTDQLIRLLELVLSLNNFQFNGKNYLQIEGTAMGTPVAPSYANIFMGEIEAELLELTNAIFPKSWKRYIDDIIFIWTQCPQSLAQFQNTVNALHPRIKFTFESSPDCVNFLDLKVLSDDGTLQTELYSKPTDSHTFLPPSSCHPRHVFKSIPYSQALRIKRNCSQPESTDKHLENLQHYLDKCEYPPQQTKLQINRARSIPRAELFDKKERPPLERTPFVLTYSPATAKLHKILKKEQKTLDESASLSEIFSDPPLVAYRRPRTLRDLLTYSGDPKND from the coding sequence ATGTCAACCGACACATACATCAACGAAGGTCTACGACAACTAACAGATACAAAGACATACAAGGCCCTAGATCATGACCCCACCCCTCAACACCTACAAAAGGTAAAAACAGCTGTGGGAAGCCTTGACGTGAACTCAGACTTAAAGAAAAAACTAATTCCAAAGGATCCACGTCGCCCAAACATGTACTTCCTCCCCAAAATCCACAAGCCCAACAATCCGGGACGCCCTATTGTTTCAGGATGTGCGTGCCCCACTGTGCAAATTTCAAGATTCCTTGACTTCCACCTCCGCCCCCTGGTTGAAAAATTGCCCTCTCACCTAAAGGACACAACCGATTTTCTCAACCACATAAAAGACCTGAATCTGACCcagaaccccctccccccagaaAGCATACTAGTGACAGCCGATGTAACTTCGTTGTACACGAACATCCCCCACAATGAGGGCATCAAAGCATGTCGAAACGCCCTCAACGCCCGAATGAACCCCTCCCCTCCAACCGACCAGCTCATTCGTCTACTTGAACTGGTACTgtcattgaacaattttcagttCAACGGCAAGAACTATTTACAAATAGAGGGTACCGCTATGGGCACCCCTGTTGCCCCATCGTATGCTAACATTTTCATGGGGGAGATAGAGGCAGAGCTATTAGAACTCACAAACGCAATCTTCCCGAAATCGTGGAAACGATACATTGATGACATCATATTCATCTGGACACAATGCCCCCAATCATTAGCACAATTCCAAAACACAGTGAACGCCCTCCATCCCCGAATCAAATTCACGTTTGAGTCATCCCCCGACTGTGTCAACTTTCTTGACCTAAAGGTCCTCTCAGACGACGGAACTCTCCAGACAGAGTTATACTCCAAGCCTACAGACTCTCACAcattcctccctccctcctcatGCCACCCTCGACATGTATTCAAAAGCATACCATACAGCCAGGCCCTTAGAATCAAACGTAACTGCTCTCAGCCAGAAAGCACAGACAAACACCTCGAAAATCTCCAACACTATCTCGACAAGTGTGAATACCCTCCCCAACAAACTAAACTACAAATCAACAGAGCTCGCTCCATCCCCCGCGCGgaattatttgacaaaaaagaacGACCCCCCTTAGAAAGAACCCCTTTCGTCTTAACATACAGTCCCGCCACCGCCAAACTACACAAAATTCtcaaaaaggaacaaaaaaccCTAGATGAATCAGCTTCACTCTCAGAGATATTTTCGGATCCCCCGTTGGTTGCATACCGACGCCCCCGCACCCTCCGCGACCTACTAACATACTCTGGCGACCCCAAAAATGACTAG